One Antiquaquibacter oligotrophicus genomic region harbors:
- a CDS encoding group I truncated hemoglobin, whose amino-acid sequence MSLYDQVGGNAGMKAAVAVFYNRVTADDSLAPWFEGVDLSRLKAHQRAFLAAALGGPELFAGRELELAHAGLDITPEAFDSVVQHLTIALHDLGATDHVVAEVRERVNALRERVVVLQAASD is encoded by the coding sequence ATGAGCCTGTACGACCAGGTCGGCGGAAACGCCGGCATGAAGGCGGCCGTCGCTGTCTTCTACAACCGAGTAACGGCGGACGACTCGCTCGCGCCGTGGTTCGAGGGTGTCGACCTGTCACGACTCAAGGCGCACCAGCGTGCATTCCTCGCCGCGGCGCTCGGCGGGCCAGAGCTCTTCGCCGGTCGGGAACTCGAGCTCGCCCACGCCGGCCTGGACATTACTCCGGAGGCCTTCGACTCCGTCGTACAGCACCTCACCATCGCCCTGCACGACCTGGGCGCGACCGACCATGTTGTTGCCGAGGTTCGGGAGCGAGTGAACGCGCTACGCGAACGTGTGGTGGTGCTCCAGGCGGCCAGCGACTAG
- the speB gene encoding agmatinase, with product MPEPSRPVPPGLRAQLDAQSYVGPATFGMRPLLTEPAQLDEWQPDVAVVGAPWDDNTTFRPGARFGPRALRASTYDPGTYHLDLGIEIFDHLDVVDYGDAVTSHGMWELSKKAIYDRVKEVTSRGIVPFILGGDHSITWPAATAVAEQHGFGNVTMIHFDAHADTADILEGNLASHGTPMRRLIESGAIPGDKFIQVGLRGYWPGEEDQRWMRDHGLRHFMMQEFWERGVHAVLADLIAAGRERGDKVYLSIDIDVLDPAHAPATGTPEPGGFATIDLLRIVRALVLEFDVVGFDVMEVSPPYDHADLTVNAAHRLIWEAFAALAVRRRDAAS from the coding sequence ATGCCCGAGCCGTCCCGCCCCGTCCCCCCAGGTTTGCGCGCCCAACTCGATGCACAGTCGTACGTCGGGCCCGCGACCTTCGGCATGCGTCCCCTCCTCACGGAGCCAGCGCAACTCGATGAGTGGCAGCCCGACGTGGCCGTTGTTGGTGCCCCGTGGGACGACAACACGACCTTCAGGCCGGGCGCACGGTTCGGACCGCGTGCGCTCCGCGCGAGCACGTACGACCCCGGCACGTACCACCTCGACCTCGGTATCGAGATCTTCGACCACCTCGACGTGGTCGACTACGGCGATGCCGTCACGAGTCACGGAATGTGGGAGCTCTCGAAGAAGGCGATCTACGACCGTGTGAAGGAGGTCACCAGCCGCGGCATCGTGCCGTTCATCCTCGGCGGCGACCACTCGATCACGTGGCCGGCGGCGACCGCCGTCGCCGAACAGCACGGATTCGGCAACGTCACGATGATCCACTTCGATGCTCACGCCGACACGGCGGACATCCTCGAAGGCAACCTTGCGAGCCACGGCACCCCGATGCGGCGGCTCATCGAGTCCGGTGCGATTCCCGGTGACAAGTTCATCCAGGTGGGGCTCCGCGGCTATTGGCCGGGTGAGGAAGACCAGCGGTGGATGCGCGACCACGGCCTACGGCACTTCATGATGCAGGAGTTCTGGGAGCGCGGCGTCCACGCGGTCCTCGCCGATCTCATCGCGGCAGGTCGCGAACGCGGCGACAAGGTCTACCTCTCGATCGACATCGACGTGCTCGATCCCGCGCACGCGCCGGCGACGGGCACCCCAGAACCCGGCGGGTTCGCCACGATCGACCTCTTACGTATCGTCCGAGCGCTCGTGCTCGAGTTCGATGTCGTCGGTTTCGATGTCATGGAAGTATCGCCGCCCTACGACCACGCCGACCTCACGGTCAACGCCGCACACCGGCTCATCTGGGAGGCCTTCGCCGCTCTCGCGGTACGGCGACGCGACGCCGCTAGCTGA
- a CDS encoding LuxR family transcriptional regulator: protein MTRSVPTGTRAADGRWPLVGREQLVDRLCRWFAGDGARLCVLYGSSGVGKSRLAFETASRLSGEGWASLPVSASTIMATVPLGALTPLFSSDREALDAVASDPGALFRRATEAVRDAAAGRRTVLVVDDLSLLDPLSATLIAQLVASGYVRLLATARDREPLPDPIMALWSSDSALRVDVPPLSVGDYELVLREVLGGPVAHRSAVELHQSTAGNPLVLRELTMGALEVDRLVEHAGVWQLVGEPVGTPALRDLILSRLRHLDDAERDVVERLAVCGELQIDHLTSDGAREAVIRLESAGIMTLVEGPRGLVGRLVHPQYAGAVVDSLSRLRVSDVLLQQADLLEAERSGASDDLRVVVWRLEAGKATDPELLASAARLARQASDHPTVERLAAAAIRVAGGRPDLLLLRGEALLRMGRAEDALEVLAEARMEDAPGELRSAIAATTAIAHASVRDGLDAGLEVIDAAEEGLSSPDVGLVLTRALIELYQDRAIEVDALLAELDASLGSSPAERAIVASTRSLSHAALGRTDEALRDARLALDFARSTSGAGIPGLSVAMGLGTLATVQLHVGDPDGALRSATSALLESLVADDEIVARSHEFLLARIEWERGNLDAAERWYRDTMSGALSMGPISLHVPAACGLAMTLAMRGDLAGARDALAIVPDQADHVPGAVIARAWVSALSGDAQTARNALLAGAERFGQPGHRFLEAVFLFHLARLGFAADAAPRLASLAELTGSPFFDRQARHAAAEASGDRRALVDVAEEWAASGARLFAAEAFASAARAARRAEDHRLAVSLQSAADEHARACGGASTPLLQFTEELTPLTRREREIGALAARGLSSKQIADTLFLSTRTVDNHLQSIYGKLGIRGRHELQSSGLG, encoded by the coding sequence GTGACCCGCTCCGTACCGACCGGCACGCGAGCCGCCGATGGTCGGTGGCCGCTCGTGGGCCGGGAACAGCTCGTGGATCGGCTCTGCCGCTGGTTCGCGGGCGATGGAGCGCGCCTCTGCGTGCTGTACGGATCATCCGGGGTTGGCAAGTCCCGGCTCGCCTTCGAGACGGCCTCGCGACTGTCGGGCGAGGGATGGGCCTCCTTGCCTGTTTCGGCGAGCACAATCATGGCCACGGTCCCACTTGGCGCGCTGACTCCGCTGTTTTCGAGCGACCGGGAGGCGCTCGACGCCGTCGCCTCAGACCCCGGTGCCCTGTTTCGGCGGGCAACCGAGGCGGTACGGGACGCCGCGGCGGGGCGCCGCACCGTGCTCGTCGTCGACGATCTGTCGCTGCTCGATCCACTCTCGGCAACACTCATCGCACAGCTCGTCGCCTCCGGGTACGTCCGATTACTGGCCACCGCCCGCGATCGCGAGCCTCTACCCGACCCGATCATGGCGCTGTGGTCGAGCGACTCCGCGCTGCGCGTCGACGTTCCCCCGCTATCGGTCGGCGACTATGAGTTGGTGCTCCGCGAGGTCCTCGGCGGACCCGTCGCCCACCGCTCAGCGGTCGAACTGCACCAATCGACGGCCGGGAACCCTCTGGTCCTTCGTGAGCTGACGATGGGGGCCCTCGAGGTCGATCGGCTCGTCGAGCACGCCGGAGTGTGGCAGCTCGTGGGCGAACCCGTCGGCACCCCCGCGTTGCGCGATCTCATCCTTTCCCGGCTCCGGCACCTCGACGATGCGGAGCGCGACGTCGTCGAGCGCCTCGCGGTATGCGGCGAACTACAGATCGACCATCTCACGTCCGATGGCGCTCGGGAGGCTGTCATCAGACTTGAGTCGGCGGGGATCATGACGCTCGTCGAGGGCCCCCGCGGCCTCGTCGGCCGACTCGTTCACCCCCAATACGCCGGCGCCGTGGTCGACTCACTCAGCCGCCTGCGCGTCTCCGACGTGCTCCTCCAGCAGGCCGACCTCCTCGAGGCCGAGCGCTCGGGGGCAAGCGACGACCTTCGCGTCGTCGTGTGGCGCCTTGAGGCAGGCAAAGCGACGGACCCGGAACTCCTCGCGAGCGCGGCTCGGCTGGCCCGGCAAGCAAGCGACCACCCGACGGTCGAGCGGCTCGCGGCGGCCGCCATCCGCGTCGCCGGCGGCCGCCCCGACTTGCTGCTGCTGCGCGGCGAAGCGCTGTTGAGGATGGGACGCGCAGAGGACGCCCTTGAGGTTCTGGCCGAGGCGAGAATGGAGGACGCACCCGGTGAACTTCGCTCGGCGATCGCCGCGACGACGGCTATCGCCCATGCGAGCGTCCGGGACGGCCTCGACGCGGGACTCGAGGTCATCGATGCTGCGGAGGAGGGGCTGAGTTCGCCCGACGTCGGTCTCGTCCTGACTCGAGCGCTCATCGAGCTCTACCAAGACCGGGCGATCGAGGTAGATGCCCTGCTCGCCGAACTCGACGCTTCCCTCGGGTCCTCCCCCGCCGAGCGCGCAATCGTCGCCTCCACACGCTCCCTGTCGCATGCCGCACTCGGGCGCACGGACGAAGCGCTGCGGGATGCCCGGCTCGCGCTCGACTTCGCCCGGTCAACGAGCGGAGCAGGAATCCCTGGGCTCTCGGTCGCCATGGGCCTCGGCACTCTCGCGACCGTTCAGTTACACGTTGGAGACCCGGACGGCGCCCTCCGGTCCGCGACGTCCGCCCTCCTCGAGTCACTCGTCGCCGACGACGAGATTGTCGCGCGTTCCCACGAGTTCCTCCTCGCTCGCATCGAGTGGGAGCGCGGCAACCTCGACGCAGCGGAACGCTGGTACCGCGACACCATGAGTGGAGCCCTCTCGATGGGGCCGATCAGCCTTCACGTGCCCGCAGCATGCGGACTCGCCATGACGCTCGCGATGCGCGGCGACCTCGCGGGAGCGCGTGACGCCCTGGCAATCGTTCCCGACCAAGCCGACCACGTGCCGGGCGCCGTGATCGCGCGGGCCTGGGTGAGCGCTCTGAGCGGGGACGCCCAGACCGCCAGGAACGCACTGCTGGCTGGAGCCGAGCGATTCGGTCAACCGGGACATCGCTTCCTCGAGGCGGTTTTCCTTTTTCACCTCGCCCGCCTCGGCTTCGCAGCTGATGCCGCACCCCGGCTCGCCTCGCTCGCGGAGCTCACCGGAAGCCCGTTCTTCGACCGGCAGGCCCGGCATGCCGCGGCCGAAGCATCGGGCGACCGTAGAGCGCTCGTGGACGTCGCTGAGGAGTGGGCCGCCTCGGGAGCGCGGCTCTTCGCGGCGGAGGCGTTCGCGTCGGCGGCGCGCGCCGCTCGGCGAGCAGAGGACCACCGGCTCGCCGTGTCGCTGCAATCAGCCGCAGACGAGCACGCGCGAGCGTGCGGTGGGGCATCCACTCCCCTGCTGCAGTTCACCGAAGAACTCACGCCGCTGACCAGGCGCGAAAGAGAGATCGGCGCGCTCGCCGCTCGCGGGCTCAGCAGCAAGCAGATTGCCGACACTCTGTTCTTGTCGACGCGCACCGTCGACAACCACCTGCAGTCGATCTACGGAAAGCTCGGCATCCGTGGTCGGCACGAACTGCAGTCGTCAGGACTCGGCTAG
- a CDS encoding glucoamylase family protein produces MTSLRRFTIPAIAAVAAATLAIAPAAVAGGPGGGHGHPSNPGDDTLLRYAEDTWASLHAMTDPATGLASDNISGDLAEAGEYTSPTNIGGYLWSTIVARDLGIIGKKDARERLRTTLTTLASMERHEPSGMYYNWYSPTDASKLTTWPDSGDVVYPFLSTVDNGWLAASLRVVASAEPSLKRQATVLYDSMDFGWFHDLNAREGVTLNRGGFWVEPPGDGCAVPDNYAGDGPDVYYTCHWYDTTVSEARIATYLGIANGQIPASAYYGTYRTMPDQACDFGWQEQKPVGETREYLGVSVFEGTYEYAGQRLVPSWGGSMFEALMPDLFVPEAQWGANSWAVNHPATVEAQRWHGMEEAGYGYWGFSPASDPFAGYREYGVEGLGISADGYASDAESTDVDYGYEGCRDATNPSPEYGDGVVTPHASFLALPYDRDAVLTNLEGLESNFDSYGAGGFYDAIAVGSGTVADRYLSLDQSMIMAAIGNELLDDKLKKYFVDKKFEKVVRPLVEAQIFSNADN; encoded by the coding sequence ATGACGTCACTTCGCCGTTTCACCATTCCCGCGATTGCCGCGGTTGCCGCCGCGACACTCGCCATCGCCCCCGCGGCGGTTGCCGGGGGCCCGGGCGGTGGCCACGGGCATCCATCGAATCCCGGCGACGATACGCTACTGCGGTACGCCGAGGACACGTGGGCGTCGCTCCATGCGATGACGGACCCTGCGACTGGTCTCGCGAGCGACAACATCAGCGGTGACCTCGCCGAGGCGGGCGAGTACACGTCGCCCACCAACATCGGCGGCTACCTGTGGTCGACGATCGTGGCCAGAGACCTCGGCATCATCGGCAAGAAGGACGCGAGGGAACGCCTTCGCACAACACTCACGACTCTCGCGTCGATGGAGCGCCACGAGCCGAGTGGCATGTATTACAACTGGTACTCGCCGACGGACGCGTCCAAGCTCACGACGTGGCCCGACAGCGGCGACGTCGTCTACCCGTTCCTCTCGACGGTGGACAATGGATGGCTCGCAGCCTCCCTCCGCGTTGTCGCGTCCGCGGAGCCGTCGCTGAAGCGTCAGGCGACCGTGCTCTACGACAGCATGGACTTCGGCTGGTTCCACGACCTGAATGCCCGAGAGGGCGTGACGCTCAATCGCGGTGGCTTCTGGGTGGAACCACCGGGCGACGGATGCGCGGTGCCCGACAACTACGCAGGCGACGGGCCCGACGTCTACTACACGTGCCACTGGTACGACACGACGGTGAGCGAGGCGCGCATCGCGACGTACCTCGGCATCGCGAACGGGCAGATCCCGGCATCCGCCTACTACGGCACGTACCGCACCATGCCAGACCAGGCCTGCGATTTCGGCTGGCAGGAGCAGAAGCCCGTCGGCGAGACACGCGAGTACCTCGGCGTGAGTGTCTTCGAGGGCACCTACGAGTACGCGGGCCAGCGACTCGTTCCCTCGTGGGGCGGCAGCATGTTCGAGGCGCTCATGCCCGATCTGTTTGTGCCTGAGGCCCAATGGGGGGCGAACTCGTGGGCCGTCAATCATCCGGCCACCGTCGAGGCGCAACGCTGGCACGGTATGGAGGAGGCCGGGTACGGCTATTGGGGATTCTCTCCCGCGAGCGATCCGTTCGCCGGATACCGCGAGTACGGGGTGGAGGGCCTCGGAATCAGTGCCGACGGCTACGCGAGCGACGCCGAGTCCACCGACGTCGACTACGGATACGAGGGATGCCGTGACGCCACCAACCCCTCGCCCGAGTACGGCGACGGTGTTGTGACCCCGCACGCCTCGTTCCTCGCGCTTCCCTACGACCGGGATGCCGTGCTGACGAACCTCGAGGGCCTCGAGTCGAACTTCGACTCCTATGGCGCCGGTGGTTTCTACGACGCGATCGCGGTGGGAAGTGGAACGGTTGCCGACCGTTACCTCTCCCTCGACCAGTCGATGATCATGGCCGCGATCGGCAACGAGTTGCTCGACGACAAGCTCAAGAAGTACTTCGTCGACAAGAAGTTCGAAAAGGTGGTGCGTCCGCTCGTCGAGGCGCAGATTTTCAGTAACGCTGATAACTGA
- the rpoB gene encoding DNA-directed RNA polymerase subunit beta — protein sequence MAAARTTSTKKSPKNGRNASRLSFAKITDTLTVPDLLALQTESFDWLVGNDVWKERVAAAQAAGRNDIATRSGLEEIFEEISPIEDLGETMQLSFAEPELEEPKYSIDECKERGKTYAAPLYVNAEFMNHLTGEIKTQTVFMGDFPLMTEKGTFIINGTERVVVSQLVRSPGVYFDRTPEKLSDKDIYSARIIPSRGAWLEFEIDKRDQVGVRIDRKRKQSVTVFLKALGLTSEEILEEFKGFPSIELTLEKDAILTKEEALKDIYRKLRPGEQVAAEAARALLDNFYFNPKRYDLAKVGRYKINRKLGLDTPITESVLTVQDIIATIKYLVSLHDTSSPFVSTGENGAVTIKGTRDGKKVDVRLDVDDIDHFGNRRIRAVGELIQNQVRTGLSRMERVVRERMTTQDIEAITPQTLINVRPVVAAIKEFFGTSQLSQFMDQNNPLAGLTHKRRLSALGPGGLSRERAGVEVRDVHPSHYGRMCPIETPEGPNIGLIGSLASFARINAFGFIETPYRRVVNGKVTSTIDYLTASEEDDFVVAQANAPLTADAKFAESHVLARKKGDEVDLVPVDQVGYMDVSPRQMVSVATSLIPFLEHDDANRALMGANMQRQAVPLLRSESPLVGTGMEGFAAIDAGDVLTADKAGVVSEVSADVVTVQLDEGGTQDYYLRKFDRSNQGTSYNHRVIVSAGERIEAGQVIADGPATENGELALGKNLLVAFMPWEGHNFEDAIILSQNLVKDDVLSSIHIEEYEVDARDTKLGKEEITRDLPNVSPELLADLDERGIIRIGAEVRPGDILVGKVTPKGETELSAEERLLRAIFNEKSREVRDTSLKVPHGVEGTIIAVKEFSADNDDELGSGVNQRVVVYIAQKRKITEGDKLAGRHGNKGVIAKILPVEDMPFLADGTPVDVILNPLGIPGRMNFGQVLETHLGWVAKQGWEVEGNPEWAARLPEEARSAAPGTKVATPVFDGALEEEIAGLLDSTLPTRDGDRLIDSSGKTRLFDGRSGEPFPDPISVGYMYILKLHHLVDDKIHARSTGPYSMITQQPLGGKAQFGGQRFGEMEVWALEAYGAAYALQELLTIKSDDILGRVKVYEAIVKGENIQEPGIPESFKVLIKEMQSLCLNVEVLSADGTAVNLRDTDDEVFRAAEELGINISTRFESSSIDEI from the coding sequence TTGGCTGCTGCGCGCACCACGTCCACTAAGAAGTCACCGAAGAACGGGCGGAACGCATCCCGCCTCTCTTTCGCCAAAATTACCGATACCCTCACCGTTCCCGATCTGCTTGCACTGCAGACCGAGAGCTTTGACTGGCTCGTCGGAAACGATGTCTGGAAGGAGCGTGTCGCCGCGGCCCAGGCCGCCGGACGTAACGACATCGCTACTCGCAGCGGACTCGAGGAGATCTTCGAGGAGATCTCCCCCATCGAGGACCTCGGCGAGACCATGCAGCTCTCGTTTGCCGAGCCGGAGCTCGAGGAGCCCAAGTACTCCATCGACGAGTGCAAGGAGCGTGGCAAGACCTACGCCGCGCCGCTCTACGTGAACGCCGAGTTCATGAACCACCTCACCGGTGAGATCAAGACCCAGACCGTCTTCATGGGCGACTTCCCGCTCATGACGGAAAAGGGCACGTTCATCATCAACGGAACCGAGCGTGTTGTCGTCTCGCAGCTCGTCCGTTCGCCCGGTGTGTACTTCGACCGCACGCCCGAGAAGCTCTCCGACAAGGACATCTACTCGGCACGCATCATCCCGAGCCGTGGCGCCTGGCTCGAGTTCGAGATCGACAAGCGCGACCAGGTCGGTGTTCGTATCGACCGCAAGCGCAAGCAATCGGTGACCGTCTTCCTCAAGGCCCTCGGCCTCACGAGCGAGGAGATCCTCGAGGAGTTCAAGGGCTTCCCGTCGATCGAGCTCACGCTCGAGAAGGACGCCATCCTCACCAAGGAGGAGGCGCTCAAGGACATCTACCGCAAGCTTCGTCCGGGCGAGCAGGTCGCCGCCGAGGCCGCGCGTGCGCTCCTCGACAACTTCTACTTCAACCCGAAGCGTTACGACCTAGCCAAGGTGGGTCGCTACAAGATCAACCGCAAGCTCGGTCTCGACACCCCGATCACCGAGTCGGTGCTCACGGTGCAGGACATCATCGCGACGATCAAGTACCTCGTCTCGCTTCACGACACCTCGTCGCCGTTCGTCTCGACCGGTGAGAACGGTGCCGTGACCATCAAGGGCACGCGCGACGGCAAGAAGGTGGATGTCCGACTCGACGTCGATGACATCGACCACTTCGGCAACCGCCGTATCCGCGCCGTCGGCGAGCTCATCCAGAACCAGGTCCGCACCGGTCTGTCGCGTATGGAGCGTGTCGTCCGCGAGCGTATGACCACGCAGGACATCGAGGCGATCACGCCGCAGACCCTGATCAACGTGCGCCCCGTCGTCGCCGCGATCAAGGAGTTCTTCGGAACCTCGCAGCTCTCGCAGTTCATGGACCAGAACAACCCGCTCGCGGGCCTCACCCACAAGCGCCGCCTCTCGGCCCTCGGCCCCGGTGGTCTGTCGCGTGAGCGCGCGGGCGTCGAGGTTCGTGACGTCCACCCGTCGCACTACGGCCGCATGTGCCCGATCGAGACGCCGGAAGGCCCCAACATCGGTCTCATCGGGTCGCTCGCATCCTTCGCGCGCATCAACGCGTTCGGTTTCATCGAGACGCCGTACCGTCGTGTCGTGAACGGCAAGGTCACGTCGACCATCGACTACCTCACCGCGAGCGAGGAGGACGACTTCGTTGTCGCCCAGGCCAACGCGCCGCTCACCGCGGACGCCAAGTTCGCCGAGTCCCACGTGCTCGCCCGTAAGAAGGGCGACGAGGTCGACCTCGTCCCCGTCGACCAGGTCGGCTACATGGACGTCTCGCCCCGCCAGATGGTGTCCGTCGCAACATCCCTCATCCCCTTCCTCGAGCACGACGACGCGAACCGCGCCCTCATGGGTGCGAACATGCAGCGTCAGGCTGTTCCGCTGCTGCGCAGCGAGTCGCCGCTCGTCGGAACCGGTATGGAGGGCTTCGCGGCCATCGACGCCGGTGACGTGCTCACCGCCGACAAGGCCGGTGTTGTCTCCGAGGTGTCGGCGGATGTTGTCACCGTGCAGCTCGACGAGGGTGGAACGCAGGACTACTACCTGCGCAAGTTCGACCGCTCCAACCAGGGCACGAGCTACAACCACCGTGTGATCGTCTCCGCTGGCGAGCGCATCGAGGCCGGTCAGGTCATCGCCGACGGCCCCGCGACGGAGAACGGCGAGCTCGCGCTCGGCAAGAACCTCCTCGTGGCGTTCATGCCGTGGGAGGGTCACAACTTCGAGGACGCGATCATCCTGTCCCAGAACCTCGTGAAGGACGACGTGCTGTCGTCGATCCACATCGAGGAGTACGAGGTGGATGCCCGTGACACCAAGCTCGGCAAGGAGGAGATCACTCGTGACCTCCCCAACGTGAGCCCCGAGCTCCTCGCCGACCTGGACGAGCGCGGAATCATCCGCATCGGCGCCGAGGTTCGCCCCGGCGACATCCTCGTCGGCAAGGTCACGCCTAAGGGTGAGACCGAGCTTTCCGCCGAGGAGCGCCTGCTCCGCGCGATCTTCAACGAGAAGAGCCGCGAGGTCCGCGACACGTCGCTCAAGGTGCCCCACGGCGTCGAGGGAACGATCATCGCGGTCAAGGAGTTCAGCGCCGACAACGACGACGAGCTCGGCTCGGGTGTCAACCAGCGTGTTGTGGTCTACATCGCTCAGAAGCGCAAGATCACGGAGGGCGACAAGCTCGCCGGCCGTCACGGCAACAAGGGTGTCATCGCCAAGATCCTGCCCGTCGAGGACATGCCGTTCCTCGCGGACGGTACCCCGGTTGACGTCATCCTCAACCCGCTCGGTATCCCCGGTCGCATGAACTTCGGCCAGGTGCTGGAGACCCACCTCGGGTGGGTCGCCAAGCAGGGCTGGGAGGTCGAGGGCAACCCGGAGTGGGCCGCGCGCCTGCCCGAGGAGGCACGCAGTGCTGCCCCCGGCACCAAGGTCGCGACGCCCGTGTTCGACGGAGCGCTCGAGGAGGAGATCGCCGGTCTGCTCGACTCGACGCTTCCGACTCGCGACGGCGACCGTCTCATCGACTCGTCCGGTAAGACCCGTCTCTTCGACGGTCGCTCCGGTGAGCCGTTCCCGGACCCGATCTCGGTCGGCTACATGTACATCCTGAAGCTCCACCACCTCGTGGACGACAAGATCCACGCTCGCTCGACGGGCCCCTACTCGATGATCACCCAGCAGCCGCTCGGTGGTAAGGCGCAGTTCGGTGGCCAGCGCTTCGGTGAGATGGAGGTGTGGGCCCTCGAGGCCTACGGTGCCGCGTACGCGCTCCAGGAGCTCCTCACGATCAAGTCCGACGACATCCTCGGTCGCGTCAAGGTGTACGAGGCCATCGTCAAGGGTGAGAACATCCAGGAGCCGGGCATCCCGGAGTCCTTCAAGGTCCTCATCAAGGAGATGCAGTCGCTCTGCCTGAACGTCGAGGTGCTCTCGGCTGACGGCACGGCCGTGAACCTGCGCGACACGGATGACGAGGTCTTCCGTGCTGCCGAGGAGCTCGGTATCAACATCTCCACGCGCTTCGAGTCCTCGTCGATCGACGAGATCTAA
- a CDS encoding Ig-like domain-containing protein yields MPAPLESPAHRFRLAAMTTRPLRFGAIILVIALTFGFSTWAVMPAIADDTTDPSIVVDEDSTSDLAETPLPVDEAPAEAEVLLPDDALPTAAEAVLPVDAVPSPVEEALPVNAVPVAYADFYETGYEEPLVATTSASGLFSNDTDGDGDDLTVVGFDPPGQGILNLDPTTGYFTYTPAAGFSGEIQFWYWVTDGTDESNPALVSITVAAAPKPNSAPVAVADSYVTGKNQLLVIPAPGVVVNDTDADGDPLKAAIVVPAGGALPGEQLILDPKNGTTFYTPPTDFTGTRTFTYRAWDGIDYSAPVALVFEITEELVDYAEPVAVDDEYWVVSGSTLSVPAPGLLGNDTDADSSFSLASYVFPDHGAITSMSPLTGAFEYVPSDGFVGDDTFTYVARDPQGGESGVATVTIHVLAEGAEPTSPVAADDAFTIAQGETLSMPALVGLLANDSDPEGDLLSVASYDNPSAGTVSVDPLGGFTYTPPVGFSGDATFDYRATDGNNLSDWATVTITVTPGEAEGEGGGAGEGEPQLPAQPADPDEPLKDGTTAGGEPSASNALASTGSATSGLAAFAAVFLVAIGGVAMRRSRARSRAR; encoded by the coding sequence ATGCCTGCTCCGCTCGAGTCGCCCGCGCACCGATTCCGGCTCGCGGCGATGACCACACGCCCGCTGCGCTTCGGCGCCATCATCCTCGTGATCGCACTCACCTTCGGTTTCAGTACCTGGGCGGTGATGCCAGCCATCGCGGACGACACGACGGACCCCTCCATCGTCGTGGACGAGGATTCCACCTCGGACCTCGCCGAGACTCCCCTCCCAGTGGACGAAGCTCCGGCCGAGGCCGAGGTGCTCTTGCCGGACGACGCGCTCCCGACTGCGGCAGAAGCGGTGCTCCCGGTCGATGCCGTTCCGTCCCCCGTGGAGGAAGCACTTCCGGTAAATGCAGTCCCGGTGGCATACGCGGACTTCTACGAGACGGGCTACGAGGAACCCCTCGTCGCTACCACTTCCGCCAGCGGACTCTTCAGCAACGACACAGACGGGGATGGCGACGACCTCACGGTTGTCGGATTCGACCCGCCCGGACAGGGCATCCTTAATCTCGACCCCACGACGGGGTATTTCACCTACACCCCTGCCGCAGGCTTTAGCGGCGAGATCCAGTTCTGGTACTGGGTGACGGATGGCACGGACGAGAGCAATCCGGCTCTCGTTTCCATCACCGTGGCCGCCGCGCCCAAACCCAACTCCGCTCCCGTGGCCGTCGCCGACTCCTACGTGACGGGCAAAAACCAGCTCCTGGTCATCCCGGCTCCCGGTGTTGTGGTGAACGACACGGACGCCGACGGCGACCCGCTAAAGGCCGCAATCGTTGTCCCCGCTGGCGGAGCCCTCCCCGGTGAGCAGCTCATCCTCGATCCGAAAAATGGGACGACCTTCTATACGCCCCCGACTGATTTCACCGGTACTCGTACCTTCACCTACCGTGCGTGGGACGGAATCGACTACTCGGCCCCTGTGGCCCTTGTCTTCGAGATCACCGAGGAACTGGTGGACTACGCCGAACCGGTCGCGGTAGACGACGAGTACTGGGTTGTGTCGGGTTCAACGCTCTCCGTGCCCGCGCCGGGCCTGCTCGGCAACGATACCGACGCCGATTCGAGTTTCAGCCTTGCGTCCTACGTGTTTCCTGACCATGGCGCGATCACGTCGATGTCACCGCTGACTGGCGCCTTCGAGTACGTCCCCTCGGATGGCTTTGTCGGCGATGACACCTTCACCTATGTCGCTCGCGATCCGCAAGGCGGAGAGAGCGGCGTCGCAACGGTCACCATTCATGTTCTCGCCGAGGGTGCCGAGCCCACCTCGCCGGTCGCAGCGGACGATGCGTTCACGATCGCTCAGGGAGAGACGCTCTCCATGCCAGCGCTGGTTGGACTCCTCGCGAACGATAGTGACCCTGAGGGCGACCTGCTCTCGGTGGCGTCGTACGACAACCCGTCGGCCGGCACAGTCTCGGTTGATCCCCTCGGCGGGTTCACGTATACCCCTCCGGTCGGCTTCTCGGGCGACGCCACCTTCGATTACCGGGCCACCGACGGCAACAACCTTTCCGACTGGGCGACGGTCACGATCACGGTGACCCCGGGTGAGGCTGAGGGTGAGGGTGGAGGTGCAGGCGAGGGCGAACCCCAGCTGCCGGCTCAGCCGGCCGACCCCGACGAGCCACTGAAGGATGGCACGACCGCCGGTGGTGAGCCCTCGGCTTCGAATGCCTTGGCGTCGACGGGAAGCGCCACGAGTGGCCTTGCAGCGTTCGCGGCTGTGTTTCTCGTCGCGATCGGTGGAGTGGCGATGCGGCGCAGCCGCGCACGGAGCAGGGCTCGGTAG